One Leptospira noumeaensis DNA window includes the following coding sequences:
- a CDS encoding MBOAT family O-acyltransferase, translating into MLFNSFEFLVFFFFTIIVGNVLKNRWQKLFFLLTSYYFYMAWQPSSISCSAMAESGFKFYTDRLYCDFKINPYVFILIFSTIIDYFAATLIEKKEDGDKSRSWLLVLSLVVNLGTLGFFKYTDFLLGVINDIHLLGAYQIPKQNIILPVGISFYTFQSMSYTIDVYNRKIEARKSFLDFALYVAFFPQLVAGPIVRAETFFRDLDFRLSVYKEHIDAAFALILIGFTRKIVFADNLARVVDSTFADYQNLNSIEIWTGALAFGWQIYFDFAGYTDIAIGVARLFGFQFNPNFNFPMSCKNIADHWSRWHISFSTWIRDYIYIPLGGSRVSVIMYIRNIMITWLFAGLWHGAAYHYVGWGIWQGTMLLSHKFYGDTKLAKYLNGKGGISYDLFSRIFTMFCLAFGFIMFRAETMEKAIPMMKALVFINDSAAPILRWTNYRFGILLVICFTASYVFSKRQIPTLLTGSWLKYTTFVIVNVLLLLLFGVTESQNFLYFQF; encoded by the coding sequence ATGTTATTTAACTCTTTTGAATTTTTAGTATTTTTCTTTTTTACCATCATCGTAGGGAACGTCCTAAAAAACCGCTGGCAAAAACTCTTTTTTCTACTCACTAGTTATTATTTTTATATGGCCTGGCAACCTTCCTCTATCTCCTGTTCGGCGATGGCAGAAAGTGGATTCAAATTTTATACAGATAGACTATACTGTGATTTTAAAATCAATCCATATGTTTTTATTCTAATATTTTCAACAATCATCGACTATTTTGCAGCGACTTTAATCGAAAAAAAAGAAGATGGTGATAAGTCAAGAAGCTGGTTGCTTGTGCTTTCCCTTGTTGTCAACCTTGGAACCTTAGGATTTTTCAAATACACCGACTTCCTACTTGGCGTGATCAACGACATTCATCTTTTGGGTGCCTACCAAATCCCGAAACAAAATATCATACTACCAGTAGGTATTTCTTTTTATACATTTCAGTCGATGAGTTATACCATTGACGTGTACAACCGGAAAATTGAAGCGAGAAAATCATTTTTGGATTTTGCATTGTATGTTGCTTTTTTCCCACAACTCGTTGCAGGCCCCATCGTTCGGGCCGAAACTTTTTTTCGAGATTTAGATTTTCGTCTTAGTGTTTACAAAGAACATATCGATGCCGCTTTTGCATTGATACTCATTGGTTTTACAAGAAAAATCGTTTTTGCTGATAACCTAGCACGAGTTGTAGATTCTACTTTCGCCGACTACCAAAACTTAAACTCTATCGAAATCTGGACAGGTGCTCTTGCCTTCGGATGGCAAATTTATTTTGATTTTGCTGGATACACTGATATTGCGATTGGTGTTGCCCGATTGTTTGGATTTCAATTCAATCCAAACTTTAACTTTCCAATGTCTTGTAAAAACATTGCCGATCATTGGTCGAGATGGCATATTTCCTTTTCCACTTGGATTAGAGATTATATCTACATACCACTTGGTGGATCTAGAGTGAGTGTCATTATGTACATTCGTAACATTATGATCACTTGGTTATTTGCCGGTTTATGGCATGGTGCCGCCTATCACTACGTAGGTTGGGGAATTTGGCAGGGGACTATGTTATTATCTCATAAGTTTTATGGAGATACAAAATTAGCTAAATATCTAAACGGAAAAGGTGGAATTTCCTACGACCTTTTTTCCCGAATTTTTACAATGTTTTGTTTGGCATTTGGATTTATCATGTTCCGGGCAGAAACAATGGAAAAAGCAATTCCCATGATGAAAGCTCTTGTTTTTATCAATGATTCAGCAGCACCAATCCTACGTTGGACCAACTACCGATTTGGAATTTTATTAGTGATTTGTTTTACGGCAAGTTATGTTTTTTCCAAACGTCAAATCCCAACCCTACTTACTGGTAGTTGGCTCAAATACACTACCTTCGTCATTGTCAATGTATTGTTATTATTACTTTTTGGAGTCACTGAAAGTCAAAACTTCCTCTACTTTCAATTTTAA
- a CDS encoding nucleotide pyrophosphohydrolase, whose product MEPSEITLNGLQSEVDDWIQTIGVRYFSELTNLAILMEEVGELSRLMARNYGDQSFKADESADKIPSEIGDILFVLTCLANQMGISLQDAIQSTIKKNTKRDFNRHKNNPKL is encoded by the coding sequence TTGGAACCAAGTGAAATCACTCTCAATGGGTTACAGTCTGAGGTAGACGATTGGATTCAGACGATTGGCGTTAGGTATTTTTCGGAACTCACCAATTTAGCAATCCTTATGGAAGAAGTGGGTGAACTTTCCAGGTTAATGGCGAGAAATTATGGTGACCAATCTTTCAAAGCTGATGAATCTGCGGATAAAATCCCAAGTGAAATTGGTGATATTCTTTTTGTTCTTACTTGTTTGGCAAACCAAATGGGGATTTCACTTCAAGATGCCATCCAGTCCACCATCAAAAAAAATACCAAACGTGATTTTAACCGACACAAAAATAATCCTAAACTCTAA
- a CDS encoding Kelch repeat-containing protein: MFPSEYGNAFDQKSTQGLFLSTFLNSSQFACSTDSNGKSFGNVDQILLQCNRELANLDSEYLATANLDVFSNIHFEKIDSDRLLVSFDPLINDGRYELILSGVVSYVGETLSEDKIPIVIDTQVPTAALVGYIPITDYTFFSTRYWDFTVSEPLENFGPPILSGSLASSVVLRSVQKVSENLYRVYFETNFSTNGPGTLTLAFSNSKDNASNVVSNTLTVQLIGLVPGPPLLQGRSEFEAFLNDNGDVIAIYGSKSSAEVLRNGASSFVLTNPSLPQIARGERGVMIDGKNILITGGILPASNIALTSSYIFDSETTTFTPTGNMNSPRHLHNAVKLQDGKVIVLGGIRDYTPVTLAYFTSLNTAEIYDPTTGTFTEITNRMRSPRSFSCSVLLGDGRVFIIGGTDGIYAPKDTTEFYNPTTQTFSWGPTLPVPVGALKCKTLVDGNVLIYGAQLSNLNNSTMLFDVTRNQIFAIANSKFRREWSVASELPDGGILFHGGAYRYDTSEPSRTMEKLDYGKSNNFFDMGLSKYSVAKHSGVKFSDGTLFFLGGEIGGLHHLETEYYGLPH, translated from the coding sequence ATGTTCCCTTCGGAATACGGAAATGCATTTGATCAAAAATCAACACAAGGATTATTCTTAAGTACCTTTTTAAATTCAAGTCAGTTTGCCTGTTCAACGGATTCAAACGGGAAATCTTTTGGTAACGTAGATCAAATTTTATTACAGTGCAATAGAGAACTTGCAAACCTAGATTCTGAATATTTAGCAACGGCAAATTTGGATGTATTTTCAAACATTCATTTTGAGAAAATTGATTCTGACCGACTTTTAGTTTCTTTCGATCCACTAATCAATGATGGTCGATATGAACTTATTCTATCTGGTGTTGTATCTTATGTGGGAGAAACTTTATCAGAAGATAAAATTCCCATTGTTATAGATACCCAAGTCCCAACCGCAGCACTTGTTGGATATATTCCCATTACTGATTATACTTTTTTTTCTACTAGGTATTGGGACTTTACGGTCTCGGAGCCTTTAGAAAATTTTGGCCCGCCAATTCTAAGTGGATCTTTAGCTTCTTCCGTTGTGTTACGGTCTGTACAAAAAGTAAGTGAAAACTTATACCGAGTTTATTTCGAAACAAATTTTTCTACCAATGGACCAGGAACTCTTACATTAGCATTTTCTAATTCTAAAGACAATGCCTCTAACGTGGTTTCGAATACTTTAACAGTTCAGTTAATCGGCCTAGTTCCTGGACCACCTTTACTGCAAGGAAGATCGGAATTTGAAGCCTTTCTCAATGACAATGGGGATGTTATTGCCATTTACGGATCAAAATCTAGTGCAGAAGTTTTGAGGAACGGTGCCTCTAGTTTTGTATTAACAAATCCTAGTTTACCTCAGATTGCTCGGGGAGAACGAGGAGTGATGATAGATGGAAAAAACATCCTCATTACTGGCGGTATCCTTCCAGCCTCCAACATTGCCTTAACATCCAGCTACATTTTTGATTCCGAAACCACTACATTCACACCTACTGGAAATATGAATAGCCCAAGGCACTTACACAATGCAGTCAAACTCCAAGATGGAAAAGTGATTGTTTTGGGTGGAATTCGCGATTATACACCGGTAACACTTGCTTATTTTACGTCTTTAAACACTGCTGAGATTTATGATCCAACCACTGGCACATTTACTGAAATAACAAATCGGATGAGATCTCCAAGATCCTTTTCTTGTTCGGTGCTACTCGGAGATGGTCGTGTGTTTATCATTGGCGGAACTGATGGGATCTATGCGCCAAAAGATACAACAGAGTTCTATAATCCAACCACACAAACTTTCTCCTGGGGTCCGACATTGCCAGTTCCTGTAGGTGCTTTAAAATGTAAAACTTTAGTGGATGGGAATGTTTTGATATATGGGGCTCAGTTATCTAATTTGAACAATTCTACTATGTTATTCGATGTCACACGAAATCAAATTTTTGCAATTGCCAATTCAAAGTTTAGAAGGGAATGGAGTGTTGCATCGGAACTTCCGGACGGTGGAATCCTTTTCCATGGTGGAGCCTATCGTTATGATACAAGTGAACCAAGTCGAACCATGGAAAAACTAGATTATGGAAAAAGTAATAATTTCTTTGATATGGGATTGTCGAAATATAGCGTAGCAAAACATAGTGGAGTCAAATTTTCTGATGGTACCTTATTTTTTCTTGGTGGTGAAATCGGTGGATTACATCATTTGGAAACAGAATACTACGGACTTCCTCATTAA
- a CDS encoding Kelch repeat-containing protein — MEKIKSTILLFFLVSCKITPGNNLFDPNSPTSLGLLLLSADPVVTMEFSTNRVQPGGVIYVSTNHDFTAKSEGLRLPVSGSGVSPISQVIPRSRFLYEVRMKPTITSGKFSIDLKDYYLNESLLVNPENFEFEIDSQPPVLEVRTGNGIDISELQSGFLDIISNEDIVWEGKLSQVTLSGTAKNSLVVSDMIVSSRNIRLLFAGNPNSNGGILTVSFSGVKDRASNSQGIVMVPVKVFAFKSGPNMNVARRSCVGIELDDGRRLVLGGKAKKEILINGNGTLSHSEFYNSALKQFVQGPDMVYRRQEFDAVKLLDGRIFAVGGIGGKIGAVNDGLTSTEVYDPIANTWVEGPQLSIPRLFHKMTVLPNGDVLVVGGMSPYKPIQSVGAVELVHITNNPATMTAEVVGNLDDPRGKHVQIFSQATGKVIIIGGERSDAFGPLSNDFTPKALDSIEVYDINTKTLSKSTAKLYKRFNHFVHGLENGEILIFGGMNSRFDDAQPVLRAQIYNPTTDTIRDHKNLLFGREWGSSFVFSYGKDQLIVAGGLEYRTGNGSSFDSIHDTESWSESINRFYMTSRSLNARWDGCDIRYSSTGGGMILGGRIGDILGNTEEYSFE; from the coding sequence ATGGAAAAGATTAAATCTACCATTCTCCTTTTTTTCTTGGTTTCATGCAAAATCACGCCTGGTAACAATTTATTTGATCCGAACTCACCTACTAGTCTTGGTTTACTTCTTCTGAGTGCTGATCCTGTGGTAACCATGGAATTTTCTACTAATCGTGTGCAACCAGGTGGTGTCATTTATGTTTCAACTAATCATGATTTTACGGCAAAATCAGAAGGTTTAAGGTTGCCAGTTTCTGGGTCAGGAGTTAGCCCTATCTCACAGGTCATTCCTCGAAGTCGTTTTTTGTATGAAGTTCGTATGAAACCAACCATCACTAGTGGCAAGTTTAGTATCGATCTCAAGGATTATTATTTAAATGAATCGCTTTTGGTAAATCCAGAGAACTTTGAATTCGAAATCGATTCCCAACCACCGGTTTTGGAAGTTCGCACAGGAAACGGAATCGATATTTCGGAATTACAATCAGGTTTTTTAGATATAATTTCAAATGAGGACATTGTTTGGGAAGGAAAACTCTCTCAAGTCACCTTGTCTGGAACTGCTAAAAATAGTTTGGTTGTTTCAGATATGATTGTCTCTTCTCGCAACATACGTTTGTTATTTGCAGGGAATCCGAACTCAAATGGCGGGATTCTCACCGTTTCATTTTCCGGTGTAAAGGATAGGGCATCGAATTCGCAAGGAATTGTGATGGTTCCGGTAAAAGTTTTTGCTTTTAAAAGTGGGCCTAACATGAATGTGGCGAGAAGATCTTGTGTTGGAATTGAGTTAGATGACGGAAGGCGACTTGTTCTTGGTGGGAAAGCAAAAAAAGAGATTTTGATTAATGGGAATGGTACTTTAAGTCATAGCGAGTTCTACAATTCTGCTTTAAAACAATTCGTCCAAGGTCCGGATATGGTGTATCGCCGGCAAGAGTTTGACGCAGTAAAACTTCTTGATGGAAGAATTTTTGCAGTTGGTGGAATCGGCGGTAAAATTGGTGCAGTAAACGATGGATTAACTTCGACAGAAGTTTACGACCCTATTGCAAATACTTGGGTAGAGGGACCTCAGTTGTCAATACCTCGTTTGTTTCATAAAATGACTGTTCTTCCCAATGGCGATGTTCTCGTAGTTGGAGGTATGAGCCCTTATAAGCCAATTCAATCAGTTGGTGCTGTTGAATTGGTTCATATCACAAATAATCCTGCTACAATGACTGCCGAGGTCGTAGGAAATCTCGATGATCCTCGAGGGAAACATGTTCAGATCTTTTCTCAGGCGACCGGAAAGGTCATTATCATTGGTGGGGAACGTTCAGATGCATTTGGCCCACTTAGCAATGATTTTACGCCGAAAGCCTTGGATTCTATTGAAGTATATGATATCAATACGAAAACTCTCTCAAAATCAACAGCAAAATTATACAAAAGATTTAATCACTTTGTTCACGGATTAGAAAATGGTGAGATACTTATTTTCGGTGGAATGAACTCTCGTTTTGATGACGCGCAGCCTGTGTTACGAGCTCAAATTTATAATCCAACAACAGACACTATTAGAGATCATAAAAATTTACTTTTTGGAAGAGAGTGGGGTTCTTCTTTTGTATTTTCTTATGGGAAGGATCAACTGATTGTCGCAGGTGGTTTAGAGTATCGTACAGGGAATGGTTCTTCATTTGATTCGATTCATGATACGGAGTCCTGGTCGGAGTCAATCAATCGATTTTATATGACAAGTCGTTCTTTAAATGCTCGCTGGGATGGTTGTGATATTCGTTATTCATCGACTGGTGGTGGGATGATTTTGGGTGGTAGGATTGGTGATATCCTTGGAAACACGGAGGAATACAGCTTTGAATAA
- a CDS encoding kelch repeat-containing protein: protein MRCSFSLFITFLFFQCTIQDKTKNPFDPSTLAGGSVAILVSLTFQNEIQITSRYQPNDYPSFVKTEILDLNLSEPVASYFTKSNFRISENYKDDLVIRDVFPLSDTKVRVLFSVSSRSEWREPISLFIQRPESFGHYAFSGKQFEFKFPYPRYIGFISEPKGQIKTALLPDGRILLVGGVSISGNTVSTVEILNPETGISTTLPPLSQCLTGMAICTNPDGIVYVSGGKTVSGNVSSSSQISNRIYRIDSQNQTVQELPIQLQRRRNGHTMVCLDDGNLLVSGGQFQVGNDFTAITNEHELISIQSETSTILNTTANFTMNTLFHFAEYVGSEHRVLFFGGRDRIDTFAVYSNVVRRLDLNSQVMDVVGDPLPTSRSNVTTIPVPGGDRLVLGGVLGGPIAVGSRSIESLSEPSWVSKTHGFTTRAKNASSIVPYSGSQVLYTGGVDTYYKSGILELYDHTETKNFVVDTMMNARSEHSAVQTSRGIVIFGDSALNDRRVELYGKD from the coding sequence ATGCGATGCAGTTTTAGTTTATTCATAACTTTCTTATTCTTCCAATGTACGATTCAAGACAAAACGAAGAATCCTTTTGATCCTTCCACATTAGCAGGAGGATCTGTTGCTATTTTAGTATCTCTTACTTTTCAAAATGAAATTCAAATCACTTCGAGATACCAACCGAATGATTATCCATCGTTTGTAAAAACAGAAATTTTAGATTTGAATTTAAGTGAACCAGTTGCTTCGTATTTCACAAAATCCAACTTTAGAATCTCTGAGAACTATAAAGACGATTTGGTGATCAGAGATGTATTTCCTCTTTCCGATACAAAAGTTCGAGTTTTATTTTCTGTTTCCTCCCGATCCGAATGGAGGGAACCTATTTCTTTATTCATCCAAAGGCCTGAGTCGTTTGGACACTATGCATTTTCAGGGAAACAATTTGAATTTAAGTTTCCTTATCCTCGTTATATAGGTTTTATCTCTGAACCGAAAGGCCAAATCAAAACAGCGTTATTACCAGATGGAAGGATTTTACTTGTAGGTGGCGTTTCTATTTCTGGGAATACTGTATCCACAGTAGAAATTTTAAATCCTGAAACAGGGATATCCACAACTCTTCCTCCATTAAGTCAATGTTTAACGGGAATGGCCATCTGTACAAATCCTGATGGGATTGTCTATGTATCAGGAGGTAAAACCGTTTCGGGTAATGTTTCTTCTAGTTCACAGATCAGCAACCGAATCTACCGAATCGATAGCCAAAATCAAACAGTCCAGGAACTTCCCATCCAACTCCAAAGAAGACGAAATGGCCATACAATGGTTTGTTTGGATGATGGCAACTTGCTTGTGTCAGGTGGACAGTTTCAAGTTGGTAACGATTTTACTGCTATTACAAATGAACACGAACTCATTTCCATCCAATCAGAAACTTCGACAATTTTAAATACGACTGCCAACTTTACGATGAATACGCTTTTTCACTTTGCTGAATATGTTGGAAGCGAACATAGAGTTTTATTTTTTGGGGGGAGGGATCGGATCGATACTTTTGCAGTTTATTCGAATGTGGTTCGGCGTTTGGATTTGAATTCTCAGGTGATGGATGTAGTTGGGGATCCATTACCAACTTCAAGATCAAATGTAACAACTATCCCTGTTCCTGGTGGCGATCGATTGGTATTAGGTGGAGTTTTGGGTGGGCCTATTGCAGTGGGTTCTCGGAGCATTGAATCTTTAAGTGAACCCAGTTGGGTAAGTAAAACCCATGGATTCACTACTAGAGCTAAAAATGCTAGTTCAATTGTTCCTTATTCAGGTTCTCAGGTTCTATATACTGGTGGAGTAGATACTTATTATAAATCAGGAATTTTAGAATTATACGATCATACAGAAACAAAAAATTTTGTCGTGGATACGATGATGAATGCACGTTCGGAGCATAGTGCCGTACAAACGAGTCGAGGGATTGTCATCTTCGGTGATTCAGCATTAAACGATAGAAGGGTGGAGTTATATGGAAAAGATTAA
- a CDS encoding caspase family protein — translation MKSKILIFLFFATPSFLVADSNPKRFGFIVGVSEYKELALGDLKTAKSDALGMTKILFSYGSYNRIQTLVREGSVNSTPTKYNILSHFEALLEETNPDDLFVFYFSGHGVVDYNDRVYLLPEDANPQKPFETGIAVEQLLEMTKKYKLKRVVFFIDACRNPDDGKGEEGRKYLEGSSFRDSEIVSVFYSTKVGYSSYEDPKSGYGVFTKFLIYGLEGRADSNYNGEVSYSELSNYVISSLREWSKTNQKLQKPYTKEYAEKSEDTVLTYAVNPETSLADAPLFNPYNPTYAFRSFLFPGWGQYARGQEEKGKIIMSIFALGVLYAGYQYNTYRNDKAAYESAVGIPPNSRVVETVALNYYLIEPYRQRMETSRTNLSQALTALLVLWSANVFDFYLLGPNPKEKSGVWLEFHWENQGYMGMDRIGKLGYAMQF, via the coding sequence ATGAAATCTAAAATCCTAATATTCTTATTTTTTGCTACACCAAGTTTTTTGGTAGCCGACTCCAATCCGAAACGGTTTGGGTTTATCGTTGGTGTCAGTGAATATAAAGAGTTGGCTCTTGGCGATTTAAAAACTGCCAAAAGTGATGCCCTTGGGATGACAAAAATTTTGTTTAGTTACGGATCATACAACCGAATCCAGACATTAGTTCGAGAGGGTTCGGTCAATTCAACCCCGACAAAATATAATATTCTTTCTCATTTTGAAGCCTTATTAGAAGAAACAAATCCAGACGATTTATTTGTTTTTTATTTCTCTGGGCACGGTGTTGTCGATTACAATGACCGAGTTTATTTACTTCCAGAAGATGCAAACCCGCAAAAACCATTTGAGACAGGTATTGCCGTAGAACAACTCCTTGAGATGACAAAAAAATACAAATTAAAACGAGTTGTATTTTTTATTGATGCCTGTCGAAACCCGGATGATGGGAAAGGAGAAGAAGGCAGGAAGTATTTGGAAGGATCTAGTTTTAGAGATTCGGAAATTGTCTCTGTATTCTATTCTACTAAAGTCGGATATTCCAGTTATGAGGATCCCAAGTCTGGTTATGGAGTTTTTACTAAGTTCTTGATTTATGGATTGGAAGGCAGGGCAGATTCCAACTATAACGGAGAAGTATCTTATTCAGAACTTTCCAATTATGTGATTTCCTCTTTGCGAGAGTGGTCCAAAACCAATCAAAAATTACAAAAGCCTTATACCAAAGAATATGCGGAGAAGTCCGAAGATACGGTCCTCACTTACGCTGTGAATCCAGAGACCTCACTGGCTGATGCACCCTTGTTCAATCCTTACAATCCAACGTACGCCTTTCGTTCGTTTCTTTTTCCTGGATGGGGACAATATGCACGCGGACAAGAAGAAAAAGGAAAAATCATTATGTCTATCTTTGCTTTGGGTGTCCTGTATGCAGGGTATCAGTACAATACCTATAGAAATGATAAAGCCGCATATGAATCTGCAGTAGGCATTCCACCAAACTCTCGTGTTGTTGAAACGGTTGCTTTGAATTACTATTTGATAGAGCCGTATCGGCAAAGAATGGAAACTTCCAGAACCAATCTATCACAAGCCTTAACCGCACTTCTTGTACTTTGGTCGGCAAATGTGTTTGATTTTTATCTATTAGGGCCCAACCCTAAAGAAAAGTCGGGTGTTTGGCTCGAGTTTCACTGGGAAAACCAAGGTTATATGGGAATGGATCGAATCGGGAAGTTAGGTTATGCGATGCAGTTTTAG
- a CDS encoding methyl-accepting chemotaxis protein produces the protein MSKVTSLESVKTKKNWVELGPVYVNRVRFLLAGFYVIATLGSYQTSTTLQTMSYLVGITCMFLYGGLQAYLFKKEKLGSFFPKVLILMDITVLFAVTASGLMGGSGVAADLIKSPTLYVLYYFYVVYSAFLFSKRTLLMSTYYSAFCLVMISVIGYGQGVEFKEVEGFQSQKSTVGISNEVFKILFLICFGYLTSAVLNLLNEIKNESEERQKVAETERTTANNLNQNLLSVGSELVKTLKSIREITTDFNIQIESQDQSIHELTEFVSSFSESIQTSVNNIGKQHNQISLLNHKSDTLKLSISEIGSSVEELNTNMEDFQARSNVLSETVKNLEERLRSVNESQKEVSEVNDIMAEIADRTNLLALNASIEAARAGEHGRGFAVVAQEVAKLAENSNENATKIKKIITTSNRFIQEGTELASTSLKQTEALQTKYELLSAVIKTATNKINSQKNVNNEVLEALDLIESISRELDQESKLLNQDKDQMVAVVQKMDEINREVVINARKVGENTLSLEKQAANLASE, from the coding sequence ATGTCGAAGGTCACTAGTTTAGAATCAGTAAAAACAAAGAAAAACTGGGTAGAGTTGGGGCCTGTGTATGTCAACCGAGTCAGGTTTCTACTCGCAGGATTTTACGTCATCGCAACCTTAGGTTCTTACCAAACATCAACCACATTACAAACTATGAGTTATCTCGTTGGCATTACTTGTATGTTTTTATATGGAGGTCTTCAGGCTTATTTATTCAAAAAAGAAAAGTTGGGATCATTTTTTCCTAAGGTTCTGATCCTCATGGACATCACAGTCCTTTTTGCTGTCACTGCATCTGGCCTTATGGGTGGAAGTGGAGTTGCCGCCGACTTAATTAAGTCACCAACTCTTTATGTATTGTATTATTTTTATGTAGTGTATTCTGCGTTTTTATTTTCTAAACGAACTCTGCTGATGAGCACATACTATTCGGCTTTTTGTTTGGTAATGATTTCGGTAATTGGTTATGGCCAAGGAGTCGAGTTTAAAGAAGTAGAAGGTTTCCAAAGCCAAAAAAGTACGGTTGGTATTTCAAATGAAGTATTTAAAATTTTATTTTTAATTTGTTTTGGATATTTAACTTCTGCTGTACTGAATCTATTAAACGAAATTAAAAATGAATCCGAAGAAAGACAAAAGGTTGCTGAGACAGAAAGAACAACAGCGAACAATTTAAACCAAAATTTGCTGAGTGTAGGTTCAGAACTCGTCAAAACATTAAAATCCATTCGCGAAATCACAACAGACTTTAACATTCAGATTGAATCCCAAGATCAGTCCATTCATGAATTAACGGAATTTGTTTCTTCTTTTTCTGAAAGTATCCAAACTTCAGTAAACAATATTGGAAAACAACACAACCAAATCAGTTTACTCAATCATAAATCGGACACACTCAAACTGAGTATTTCTGAAATTGGATCCTCTGTTGAAGAATTAAATACAAATATGGAAGATTTTCAAGCTAGAAGTAATGTCCTTTCTGAAACTGTAAAAAATTTAGAAGAAAGACTGAGATCTGTCAATGAATCTCAAAAAGAAGTGAGTGAAGTAAACGATATCATGGCAGAAATTGCCGATCGAACAAATTTACTTGCACTCAATGCTTCTATTGAAGCGGCTAGGGCTGGAGAACATGGGCGAGGGTTTGCAGTGGTTGCGCAAGAAGTGGCAAAACTTGCAGAAAATTCCAATGAAAACGCCACTAAAATCAAAAAAATCATCACAACTTCGAATCGGTTCATTCAAGAAGGGACAGAACTTGCTTCCACTTCACTCAAACAAACCGAAGCCCTTCAAACTAAGTACGAACTTCTGAGTGCAGTCATTAAAACGGCCACGAACAAAATCAATTCCCAAAAGAATGTTAACAATGAAGTATTGGAAGCATTGGATTTGATTGAATCCATTTCTCGGGAATTGGATCAGGAATCAAAACTTTTAAACCAAGACAAAGACCAAATGGTTGCCGTTGTACAAAAAATGGATGAAATCAATAGGGAAGTAGTTATTAATGCTAGGAAAGTAGGAGAGAATACTTTAAGTTTGGAAAAACAAGCAGCAAACTTAGCATCAGAATAA
- a CDS encoding pirin family protein, with the protein METLKTNNNPVEKKFHPASERGHVNFGWLDSHHSFSFGHWYHPEKTNFGALRVLNDDIVEPSMGFGTHPHQNMEIISIPLFGELAHKDSTGTNGIIRTGDVQIMSAGSGIQHSEFNHSSEKKVNFLQVWILPKVGGIEPRYAQKTFSEAGRVNRFQTVVSPIDEEAVWINQDAYFSLATLDPGKELSYSVHTKGQGVFTFLISGKLKVEDTVLERRDAVGYSGKDEYHFQAEVKSEILVIEVPMK; encoded by the coding sequence ATGGAAACATTAAAGACCAACAACAATCCAGTAGAAAAAAAATTCCACCCAGCATCCGAACGTGGACATGTCAATTTCGGATGGTTGGACAGTCACCATTCCTTTAGTTTTGGGCATTGGTACCATCCCGAAAAAACAAACTTCGGAGCCCTTCGCGTCTTGAATGACGACATCGTGGAACCAAGTATGGGTTTTGGTACCCACCCACACCAGAATATGGAAATAATTTCTATCCCTCTTTTTGGTGAACTGGCTCATAAAGATAGTACCGGAACGAATGGTATCATTCGCACAGGCGATGTACAAATTATGTCTGCAGGTTCGGGCATCCAACACTCGGAGTTCAACCATAGCAGCGAAAAAAAGGTCAATTTTTTGCAAGTCTGGATCCTTCCGAAAGTTGGAGGAATCGAGCCAAGGTATGCACAGAAAACTTTTTCGGAAGCAGGAAGAGTCAATCGGTTCCAAACCGTTGTATCACCCATCGATGAAGAGGCAGTTTGGATCAACCAAGATGCTTACTTTTCCTTGGCTACTCTCGATCCCGGAAAAGAACTTTCTTACTCAGTTCATACAAAAGGACAAGGTGTGTTTACTTTCCTGATCAGTGGTAAGTTAAAAGTGGAAGATACGGTTCTCGAACGCCGCGACGCCGTTGGGTATTCTGGAAAGGATGAGTATCATTTCCAAGCCGAGGTAAAATCGGAAATACTTGTCATAGAAGTTCCGATGAAGTAA